The following are from one region of the Paramagnetospirillum magnetotacticum MS-1 genome:
- a CDS encoding adenosylcobalamin-dependent ribonucleoside-diphosphate reductase: MTQVASISQQIWDMKYRLKSAEGTALDGTIEDTWRRVARSLAATEAEPAVWEQRFFESMEDFKVLPAGRIISGAGTDRKVTLFNCFVMGDIPDDMAGIFEHLKEAALTMQQGGGIGYDFSTLRPKGAPVKGVGADASGPLSFMDVWDAMCRTIMSAGSRRGAMMATMRCDHPDIEAFIDAKREAGRLRMFNLSVLVTDPFMQAVKEDGPWELTFKGVTYKSLPARELWNKIMRATYSYAEPGVIFIDRINRLNNLSYCEDIHATNPCGEQPLPAYGVCLLGSLNLARLVDRPFEDGARLDLDKLDRLVRVAVRMMDNVIDVSNYPLDRHRHEALSKRRIGLGITGLADALILCGARYGGREAIRLTETWMAAIRRSAYLASAELAREKGAFPLYDAEKYLAGETIQGLDSDVIEAIRTHGIRNALLTSIAPTGTISLFADNVSSGLEPVFAFTYTRGVLQRDGTRREEEVSDYAYRLFRRLRGENAPLPTYFVDALSLTPGDHVVMQAAVQKYVDSSISKTINVPEDISFDAFKDVYTQAYELGCKGCTTYRPNDITGSVLEVKKEARPEDDAEPELPLEKTRTRYTDPLDSGIVHLTQPLDRPEALPGSTYKVRWPDSDHAMYITLNDIIQDGRRRPFEVFINSKNMEHFAWTVALTRMISAVFRRGGDVAFVVEELKAVFDPRGGQWVGGRYVPSLLAAIGEVIERHMIAIGFLPDPKAAREPVEARDDRYGEERKVVNGETRLRHCPKCNQPALLRSEGCDTCTSCGYSKCG; this comes from the coding sequence ATGACGCAGGTGGCATCCATTTCCCAGCAGATCTGGGACATGAAGTATCGGTTGAAGTCCGCCGAGGGAACGGCGCTGGACGGCACCATCGAGGACACCTGGCGGCGCGTGGCGCGCAGTCTGGCGGCGACCGAGGCCGAGCCCGCCGTCTGGGAACAGCGCTTCTTCGAATCCATGGAGGATTTCAAGGTCCTGCCCGCTGGCCGCATCATCTCGGGCGCGGGGACCGACCGCAAGGTGACGCTGTTCAACTGCTTCGTCATGGGCGACATCCCCGACGACATGGCGGGCATCTTCGAGCACCTGAAAGAGGCCGCCCTGACCATGCAGCAGGGCGGCGGCATCGGTTACGACTTCTCGACGCTGCGTCCCAAGGGCGCTCCGGTCAAGGGCGTGGGCGCCGACGCCTCGGGCCCGCTCTCCTTCATGGATGTGTGGGACGCCATGTGCCGCACCATCATGAGCGCGGGCTCGCGCCGCGGCGCCATGATGGCCACCATGCGCTGCGACCATCCCGATATCGAGGCCTTCATCGACGCCAAGCGCGAAGCCGGGCGGCTTCGCATGTTCAACCTCTCGGTCCTGGTCACCGACCCCTTCATGCAGGCGGTCAAGGAAGACGGCCCGTGGGAGCTGACCTTCAAGGGCGTCACCTATAAAAGCCTGCCAGCGCGCGAACTGTGGAACAAGATCATGCGCGCCACCTATTCCTATGCCGAGCCGGGCGTGATCTTCATCGACCGCATCAACCGGCTGAACAATCTCTCCTATTGCGAGGACATCCACGCCACCAATCCTTGCGGCGAACAGCCCCTTCCCGCCTATGGCGTCTGCCTGCTGGGCTCGCTCAATCTGGCCCGCCTGGTGGACCGGCCCTTCGAGGACGGGGCAAGGCTGGATCTCGATAAGCTGGACCGGCTGGTGCGCGTTGCCGTGCGCATGATGGACAACGTCATCGACGTGTCCAACTACCCCCTCGATCGTCACCGTCACGAAGCCTTGTCCAAGCGCCGCATCGGGCTGGGCATCACCGGTCTGGCCGATGCCCTGATTCTGTGCGGAGCGCGTTATGGCGGGCGCGAAGCCATCCGCCTGACCGAGACCTGGATGGCGGCCATCCGCCGCTCGGCCTATCTGGCTTCGGCCGAACTGGCGCGTGAGAAGGGCGCCTTCCCGCTTTATGATGCCGAGAAGTATCTGGCGGGCGAGACCATCCAGGGGCTGGATTCCGATGTCATCGAGGCCATCCGCACCCATGGCATCCGTAACGCCCTGCTGACCTCCATCGCGCCCACCGGCACCATCTCGCTATTCGCCGACAATGTGTCGTCGGGCCTCGAGCCGGTCTTCGCCTTCACCTATACCCGCGGCGTGCTGCAGCGTGACGGCACGCGACGCGAGGAGGAGGTCAGCGACTACGCCTATCGCCTGTTCCGCCGTCTGCGGGGCGAGAACGCGCCGCTGCCCACCTATTTCGTCGACGCCCTGTCACTCACCCCCGGCGATCATGTGGTGATGCAGGCCGCCGTGCAGAAATACGTGGACTCCTCCATCTCCAAGACCATCAACGTGCCCGAGGATATCTCCTTCGACGCCTTCAAGGACGTCTACACCCAGGCCTATGAACTGGGCTGCAAGGGCTGCACCACCTACCGCCCCAACGACATCACCGGCTCGGTGCTGGAGGTCAAGAAGGAGGCCAGGCCCGAGGACGATGCCGAGCCCGAACTGCCGCTGGAGAAGACCCGCACCCGCTACACCGATCCCCTGGATTCCGGCATCGTCCACCTGACCCAGCCGCTCGACCGGCCCGAGGCGCTGCCCGGCTCCACCTACAAGGTGCGCTGGCCCGATTCCGACCATGCCATGTACATCACGCTGAACGACATCATCCAGGACGGACGGCGGCGGCCCTTCGAGGTGTTCATCAATTCCAAGAACATGGAGCACTTCGCCTGGACGGTGGCGCTGACCCGCATGATCTCGGCGGTGTTCCGCAGGGGCGGCGACGTGGCTTTCGTGGTCGAGGAACTGAAGGCGGTGTTCGATCCCAGAGGCGGCCAATGGGTGGGCGGACGCTATGTCCCCTCGCTGCTGGCCGCCATCGGCGAAGTCATCGAGCGCCACATGATCGCCATCGGCTTCCTGCCCGACCCCAAGGCGGCGCGCGAACCGGTAGAGGCCCGCGACGACCGCTATGGCGAGGAGCGCAAGGTGGTCAACGGCGAGACGCGGCTGCGCCACTGCCCCAAATGCAACCAGCCCGCCCTGCTGCGCTCGGAAGGCTGCGATACCTGCACATCCTGCGGCTATTCCAAGTGCGGATGA
- the dnaJ gene encoding molecular chaperone DnaJ, which yields MSKQDYYDLLGVEKGASPDDIKKAYRKQAMQFHPDRNPGNAEAEQKFKEINEAYDVLKDEQKRAAYDRFGHAAFEQGGPGGGGGGGFGGFGGGGFSDIFDEMFGEFMGGGRRGQSTGRGADLRYNMDISLEDAFAGKTTTVKVPSSAPCEDCKGTGGKDGAAPVTCSACHGHGKIRQQQGFFTIERTCPTCQGMGKIIKDPCRSCGGSGRTRKEKTLQVNIPAGVEDGTRIRLAGEGEAGMRGAPPGDLYIFLSIAAHRIFQRDGANIFCRVPIPMTTAVLGGTIEVPTIDGSKAKVTIPEGTQTGNQFRLRSKGMSVLRSPARGDMFIQAVVETPVNLTKRQKELLHEFNEAGEGEKAKNSPESQGFFAKVKELWEDLKEG from the coding sequence ATGAGCAAGCAGGACTATTACGATCTTCTGGGGGTCGAAAAGGGCGCCTCGCCCGACGACATCAAGAAGGCCTACCGCAAACAGGCCATGCAGTTCCATCCGGACCGCAATCCTGGCAATGCCGAGGCCGAGCAGAAGTTCAAGGAAATCAACGAAGCCTACGACGTCCTCAAGGACGAGCAGAAGCGCGCCGCCTATGACCGCTTCGGCCACGCCGCCTTCGAACAGGGCGGCCCCGGCGGCGGGGGCGGCGGCGGTTTCGGCGGCTTTGGCGGCGGCGGCTTCTCCGACATCTTCGACGAGATGTTCGGCGAGTTCATGGGCGGCGGACGCCGGGGCCAGTCAACGGGCCGCGGCGCCGATCTGCGCTACAACATGGATATCAGCCTGGAAGACGCCTTCGCGGGCAAGACCACCACGGTCAAGGTGCCCTCGTCGGCGCCTTGCGAGGATTGCAAGGGCACCGGCGGCAAGGACGGCGCCGCCCCGGTCACCTGCTCGGCCTGCCACGGCCACGGCAAGATCCGCCAGCAGCAGGGCTTCTTCACCATCGAACGCACCTGCCCCACCTGCCAGGGCATGGGCAAGATCATCAAGGACCCATGCCGGTCTTGCGGCGGATCGGGCCGCACCCGCAAGGAAAAGACCCTCCAGGTCAATATCCCCGCCGGTGTCGAGGACGGAACCCGTATCCGCCTGGCGGGGGAGGGCGAGGCCGGAATGCGCGGCGCGCCACCGGGCGACCTCTATATCTTCCTGTCCATCGCCGCGCACCGCATCTTCCAGCGCGACGGCGCCAATATCTTCTGCCGCGTGCCCATCCCCATGACCACGGCGGTCCTCGGCGGCACCATCGAGGTCCCCACCATCGACGGCTCCAAGGCCAAGGTCACCATCCCCGAAGGCACCCAGACCGGAAACCAGTTCCGCCTGCGGAGCAAAGGCATGAGCGTTCTGCGTTCCCCCGCCCGCGGCGACATGTTCATCCAGGCCGTGGTCGAAACCCCCGTCAACCTCACCAAGCGCCAAAAAGAACTCCTCCACGAGTTCAACGAAGCCGGCGAAGGCGAAAAAGCCAAGAATTCCCCGGAAAGCCAAGGCTTCTTCGCCAAGGTCAAGGAACTCTGGGAAGACTTGAAGGAAGGCTGA
- the dnaK gene encoding molecular chaperone DnaK, producing MSKVIGIDLGTTNSCVAVMEGKNAKVIENAEGMRTTPSMTAFTESGERLVGQPAKRQAVTNPTSTLFAIKRLIGRRFDDPITKKDMNLVPYHIVAGDNGDAWVEARDAKYSPSQVSAFILQKMKETAEGYLGEKVTQAVITVPAYFNDAQRQATKDAGRIAGLEVLRIINEPTAAALAYGLEKKSAGTIAVYDLGGGTFDVSVLEIGDGVFEVKSTNGDTFLGGEDFDARIMDYLADEFKKEQGIDLRKDRLALQRLKEAAEKAKIELSSSMQTEVNLPFITADASGPKHLNIKLTRSKLEALVEDLVARTVEPCKAALKDAGVKASEIDEVILVGGMTRMPKIQEVVKEFFGREPHKGVNPDEVVAIGAAIQGGVLKGEVKDVLLLDVTPLSLGIETLGGVFTRLIDRNTTIPTRKSQVFSTAEDNQTAVTIRVFQGEREMAADNKVLGQFDLVGIPPAPRGVPQVEVTFDIDANGLVNVSAKDKATGKEQQIRIQASGGLSDTDIEKMVKEAEIHAAEDKKRKELIEARNHADGLIHTTEKSLKEFGDKAGAELTGAIEKEITALKAVMEKDDVEAIKAKTEDLMQASMKLGEAMYKAQEAAGGSEAEAAAGGGAHGGASGGHDDKVVDADFEEVDGDKKGK from the coding sequence CAAGCGCCAGGCGGTGACCAATCCCACCAGCACCCTGTTCGCCATCAAGCGCCTGATCGGGCGCCGCTTCGACGACCCGATCACCAAGAAGGACATGAACCTCGTCCCCTACCACATCGTGGCGGGCGACAACGGCGACGCCTGGGTCGAGGCCCGCGACGCCAAGTACAGCCCCAGCCAAGTCTCGGCCTTCATCCTGCAGAAGATGAAGGAAACCGCCGAAGGCTATCTGGGCGAGAAGGTCACCCAGGCGGTGATCACCGTCCCGGCCTATTTCAACGACGCCCAGCGTCAGGCCACCAAGGACGCGGGCCGCATCGCCGGTCTGGAGGTGCTGCGCATCATCAACGAGCCCACCGCGGCCGCCCTGGCCTATGGCCTGGAGAAGAAGAGCGCAGGCACCATCGCCGTCTATGACCTGGGCGGCGGCACCTTCGACGTCTCGGTGCTGGAAATCGGCGACGGCGTGTTCGAGGTGAAGTCCACCAACGGCGACACCTTCCTGGGCGGCGAAGACTTTGACGCCCGCATCATGGATTACCTGGCCGACGAGTTCAAAAAGGAGCAGGGCATCGACCTGCGCAAGGACCGTCTGGCCCTGCAGCGCCTGAAGGAAGCCGCCGAGAAGGCCAAGATCGAGCTGTCGTCCTCCATGCAGACCGAGGTGAACCTGCCGTTCATCACCGCCGACGCCTCGGGGCCCAAGCACCTCAACATCAAGCTGACCCGCTCCAAGCTGGAAGCCCTGGTCGAGGATCTGGTCGCCCGCACCGTCGAGCCCTGCAAGGCGGCCTTGAAGGACGCCGGCGTCAAGGCCAGCGAAATCGACGAAGTCATTCTGGTGGGCGGCATGACCCGCATGCCCAAGATCCAGGAAGTGGTGAAGGAATTCTTCGGCCGCGAGCCCCATAAGGGCGTCAACCCCGATGAAGTGGTCGCCATCGGCGCCGCCATCCAGGGCGGCGTGCTGAAGGGCGAGGTCAAGGACGTCCTGCTGCTCGACGTCACCCCGCTCTCGCTCGGCATCGAGACCCTGGGCGGCGTCTTCACCCGCCTGATCGACCGCAACACCACCATCCCCACCCGCAAGTCCCAGGTGTTCTCCACCGCCGAGGATAACCAGACCGCCGTCACCATCCGCGTCTTCCAGGGCGAGCGCGAAATGGCCGCCGACAACAAGGTGCTGGGCCAGTTCGATCTGGTGGGCATTCCCCCGGCGCCGCGCGGCGTGCCCCAGGTGGAAGTGACCTTCGACATCGACGCCAACGGCCTGGTCAATGTCAGCGCCAAGGACAAGGCCACCGGCAAGGAGCAGCAGATCCGCATCCAGGCCTCGGGCGGCCTGTCCGATACCGACATCGAGAAGATGGTCAAGGAAGCCGAGATCCACGCCGCCGAGGACAAGAAGCGCAAGGAGCTGATCGAGGCGCGCAACCACGCCGACGGCCTGATCCACACCACGGAAAAGAGCCTCAAGGAATTCGGCGACAAGGCCGGGGCCGAGCTCACCGGCGCCATCGAAAAGGAAATCACGGCCCTCAAGGCCGTCATGGAAAAGGACGATGTCGAGGCCATCAAGGCCAAGACCGAAGACCTGATGCAGGCCTCCATGAAGCTGGGCGAGGCCATGTACAAGGCCCAGGAAGCCGCTGGCGGCTCCGAAGCCGAGGCTGCGGCCGGTGGCGGTGCCCATGGCGGAGCCTCGGGCGGCCATGACGACAAGGTGGTCGACGCCGACTTCGAGGAAGTCGACGGCGACAAGAAGGGCAAGTAA
- a CDS encoding cell division protein FtsX — translation MLFRRRHSDLPLAGDATSRFLPWLVALMVFLSSMAVAGAFVIGSVMERWDRDVSGTLTVQVLPAGGENADAVTEERVHSAIDVMRKVPGVLAVKAFDKKRTLALLEPWLGNTEMVQDMPLPRLIDVTIDPESRIDLTEVALRLSRAVPGASLDDHRVWLSRLINLSRTMQWLAILVVVLIGMVTSATVVYATRTGMAVHHGIIEVLHLIGAHDDYVARQFADRAFALGIGGGLMGLGLAVPALTAIGWAAKRLEGGFLPSLSLPVLGYVAIGLLPLLAALLAMLTARLTVHGTLAKMP, via the coding sequence ATGCTGTTTCGCCGCCGCCATTCCGATCTGCCCCTGGCCGGTGACGCCACGTCACGGTTTTTGCCCTGGCTGGTGGCGCTGATGGTGTTTCTGTCCTCCATGGCGGTGGCCGGGGCCTTTGTCATTGGCTCGGTGATGGAGCGCTGGGACCGCGACGTGTCGGGCACGCTGACCGTTCAGGTTCTTCCGGCGGGCGGCGAAAATGCCGATGCGGTGACCGAGGAGCGGGTTCATTCGGCCATCGACGTGATGCGCAAGGTGCCGGGCGTGCTGGCGGTCAAGGCCTTCGACAAGAAGCGCACCCTGGCGCTGTTGGAGCCCTGGCTGGGCAATACCGAGATGGTCCAGGACATGCCGCTGCCCCGCCTGATCGACGTCACCATCGACCCGGAATCGCGCATCGATTTAACCGAGGTGGCGCTGCGTCTGTCGCGCGCCGTGCCCGGCGCCTCGCTGGACGATCACCGGGTCTGGCTGTCACGTCTGATCAATCTGTCGCGCACCATGCAATGGCTGGCCATTCTGGTGGTTGTGCTGATCGGCATGGTGACCTCGGCCACGGTGGTCTATGCCACCCGCACCGGCATGGCGGTGCATCACGGCATCATCGAGGTTTTGCATCTGATCGGCGCCCATGACGATTACGTGGCCCGGCAATTCGCCGATCGCGCCTTTGCCTTGGGCATCGGCGGCGGGCTGATGGGGCTGGGGCTGGCGGTGCCTGCGCTGACGGCCATCGGCTGGGCGGCCAAGAGGCTGGAAGGCGGCTTTCTGCCCAGCCTCAGCCTGCCGGTTCTGGGCTATGTGGCCATCGGCCTGCTGCCGTTGCTGGCCGCGCTTCTTGCCATGCTGACGGCGCGGCTCACCGTCCACGGCACCCTGGCCAAGATGCCATGA
- a CDS encoding RNA-binding S4 domain-containing protein, whose translation METSIRLDKWLFFCRFFKSRALAANVVESGAVRLNGAPVTKPAHGVRPGDRVAFPAGPYIRTVEVLAPGTRRGPAPEAQGLYRDLGKERAPEE comes from the coding sequence ATGGAAACCTCCATCCGCCTCGACAAATGGCTGTTCTTCTGCCGTTTCTTCAAGTCGCGCGCTCTGGCTGCAAACGTGGTTGAGAGCGGCGCGGTGCGCCTCAACGGCGCTCCTGTCACCAAGCCCGCCCATGGGGTCAGGCCCGGCGACCGGGTGGCCTTTCCCGCAGGACCCTATATCCGCACCGTGGAGGTGCTGGCTCCGGGCACCCGCCGCGGCCCCGCCCCCGAAGCGCAGGGGCTTTACCGGGATCTGGGGAAGGAAAGGGCGCCGGAAGAGTAA
- a CDS encoding YdcF family protein codes for MSRAALRRLAIGFMVAAGTLFGAWGGGLIWFAADLGIRAEDDATVTDAVVVLTGGAERLNSGLALLEAGRGRMLFVSGVHKGVDLADLLRQAHVSPERVRCCITLGHAADDTVGNAVETAAWMRREGFSSLRLVTAAYHMRRALLELRRALPEAQIIAHPVFPDAFKRDQWWRWPGTAHLLAVEYTKYLAALARPLFIPKKSERKP; via the coding sequence ATGAGCCGGGCCGCGTTGCGCCGCCTGGCCATCGGATTCATGGTGGCGGCGGGCACCCTGTTCGGTGCCTGGGGCGGTGGGCTGATTTGGTTCGCCGCCGATCTGGGCATCAGGGCGGAGGACGACGCCACCGTCACCGATGCGGTTGTGGTGCTGACCGGAGGGGCCGAGCGGCTGAATTCCGGCCTGGCGCTTCTTGAGGCGGGCCGGGGCCGCATGCTGTTCGTCTCGGGCGTGCACAAGGGCGTCGATCTGGCCGATTTGCTGCGTCAGGCCCATGTTTCGCCCGAGCGGGTGCGGTGCTGCATCACCTTGGGGCATGCCGCCGACGACACGGTGGGCAATGCCGTCGAGACCGCCGCGTGGATGCGGCGTGAGGGGTTCTCGTCGCTGCGGCTGGTGACGGCGGCCTATCACATGCGCCGAGCCTTGCTGGAACTGCGCCGCGCCCTGCCCGAGGCCCAGATCATCGCCCACCCGGTCTTTCCCGACGCCTTCAAGCGCGACCAGTGGTGGCGCTGGCCCGGCACCGCCCATCTGCTGGCGGTGGAATACACCAAATATCTGGCGGCGCTGGCCCGGCCGCTGTTTATCCCTAAGAAATCCGAGAGGAAGCCGTGA
- the ftsE gene encoding cell division ATP-binding protein FtsE, with protein sequence MRHRPRGENIIRFDSVGLRYGLGPEVLQDVTFKLPAGSFHFLTGPSGAGKSSLLRLMYLGLRPTRGRVVLFDRDIAATKRYELPALRRRIGVVFQDFRLLDHMTALDNVALPLRVRGVKESEIRRHVPELLSWVGLADHLGAKPSTLSGGQKQRVAIARAVIGRPDLLLADEPTGNVDDHIAMRLMYLFEELNKLGTTIVVATHNELLVRRFAHLPRLHIEHGMVTTLHHEPAADDLETE encoded by the coding sequence GTGCGGCATCGCCCTCGTGGGGAAAACATCATCCGGTTCGACAGTGTCGGGCTGCGCTACGGGCTTGGGCCCGAAGTCTTGCAGGACGTCACCTTCAAGCTGCCGGCCGGGTCTTTTCATTTCCTGACCGGGCCCTCGGGCGCGGGCAAATCCTCTTTGCTGCGTTTGATGTATCTGGGCCTGCGCCCCACGCGCGGGCGGGTCGTGCTGTTCGACCGCGACATCGCCGCGACCAAGCGTTACGAGCTTCCGGCGCTGCGCCGTCGTATCGGGGTGGTGTTCCAGGATTTCCGCCTGCTTGACCACATGACCGCCTTGGACAATGTGGCGCTGCCCTTGCGGGTGCGCGGCGTCAAGGAATCCGAGATCCGGCGCCATGTGCCGGAACTATTGTCCTGGGTGGGTCTGGCCGACCATCTGGGGGCCAAGCCTTCGACGCTCTCGGGCGGGCAGAAGCAGCGCGTGGCCATCGCGCGGGCGGTGATCGGGCGTCCCGACCTTCTTCTCGCCGACGAGCCCACCGGTAACGTGGACGATCACATCGCCATGCGGCTGATGTATCTGTTCGAGGAGTTGAACAAGCTGGGCACCACCATCGTGGTGGCGACCCACAACGAGCTGCTGGTGCGGCGCTTCGCCCATCTTCCCCGCCTGCATATCGAGCACGGCATGGTGACGACCTTGCACCATGAACCGGCGGCGGACGATCTGGAGACGGAGTGA
- a CDS encoding lysophospholipid acyltransferase family protein: MTVLRSALFILFTWVWTLVLSLLYLPLLAMPRKAMRPAVRLWLKGMLGALRLIAGLSWELRGAGNLPTGPLIIASKHQSAFETFVFHLLLNDPAYILKRELLWIPFFGWYLGKSGVIAIDRSAGTKALKAMVKGAEEAVAEGRPVVIFPEGTRAAPGAKLPYHSGVAMLYGALKVPVIPIALNSGLFWRRRGFAKKPGTLTLEALEPIAPGMDRKAFMAELESRIETASDRLIAEARERHPGL, encoded by the coding sequence GTGACCGTTCTCCGCTCCGCCCTGTTCATCCTCTTCACCTGGGTCTGGACCCTGGTTCTGTCCCTGCTCTACCTGCCGCTGCTGGCCATGCCCCGCAAGGCCATGCGACCGGCGGTGCGCCTGTGGCTCAAGGGCATGCTCGGCGCGCTGCGCCTGATCGCTGGCCTGTCCTGGGAGCTGCGCGGTGCGGGGAACCTGCCCACGGGACCGCTGATCATCGCGTCCAAGCACCAGTCGGCCTTCGAGACCTTCGTTTTCCACCTGCTGCTGAACGACCCGGCCTATATCCTCAAGCGCGAGCTGTTGTGGATACCTTTCTTCGGCTGGTACCTGGGCAAGTCGGGCGTGATCGCCATCGACCGCTCGGCGGGCACCAAGGCGCTGAAGGCCATGGTCAAGGGCGCCGAGGAGGCGGTGGCCGAAGGCCGCCCGGTGGTGATCTTCCCCGAAGGCACCCGCGCCGCCCCGGGCGCCAAGCTGCCCTACCATTCGGGCGTGGCCATGCTGTATGGCGCGCTGAAGGTACCGGTCATACCAATTGCCTTGAATTCCGGGCTGTTCTGGCGCCGCCGCGGCTTTGCCAAGAAGCCCGGCACATTGACCCTGGAGGCGCTGGAACCCATCGCGCCGGGCATGGACCGCAAGGCCTTCATGGCCGAGCTGGAGAGCCGCATCGAGACCGCCAGCGACCGCCTGATCGCCGAGGCGCGGGAACGCCATCCCGGCCTGTGA
- a CDS encoding Abi-alpha family protein: protein MDKPKRAKPKAEKLLSMAQSQSLSRGLSAAAAELITKALAPAASHLGSLLGDQMAHFRARNLNRLADYWRDEVQRREVNPDALAALPFAKAHRLFDDASMEDDDDVLKLWAALLAGAMTPGIDIQAHKMLCGILKDLEGPDAILLELLWSSYRYRQKNNSEVNYNVDISIAASWENLNNFARKTAVLNVIRLGCAALPSDSLSNYGLDFVRGIQLSPMSNFPNPPPDPLVRALDLVERGISSAINLSKGVHTPVTFHSRGSTTDFRCAQDILTLTLLGRTLMETCRAPS from the coding sequence ATGGATAAGCCGAAACGGGCAAAACCGAAGGCCGAAAAACTTCTTTCGATGGCACAATCCCAATCTCTGTCACGAGGTTTGTCGGCTGCCGCCGCTGAATTGATAACCAAGGCCTTGGCCCCAGCCGCCAGCCATCTTGGAAGTCTGCTCGGTGACCAGATGGCACATTTCCGTGCACGCAATTTGAACAGATTGGCAGACTATTGGCGTGATGAAGTCCAGAGGCGCGAGGTAAACCCCGATGCCCTGGCAGCACTCCCGTTCGCGAAGGCCCATCGTCTATTCGATGATGCGTCGATGGAAGATGATGATGATGTCCTGAAACTCTGGGCGGCTTTACTGGCGGGTGCGATGACCCCCGGAATAGACATCCAGGCGCACAAGATGCTTTGCGGAATATTGAAGGATCTTGAGGGGCCAGATGCTATTTTACTTGAATTGCTATGGAGCAGTTATCGGTATCGGCAAAAAAATAATTCAGAGGTAAATTATAATGTCGATATTTCAATAGCTGCCAGTTGGGAAAATTTAAATAATTTTGCCCGCAAGACCGCCGTCCTCAATGTAATCCGGCTGGGATGTGCAGCGCTACCAAGCGATTCACTTAGCAATTACGGCCTAGATTTTGTTCGAGGCATTCAACTATCCCCAATGTCAAATTTCCCAAATCCCCCCCCAGATCCTCTGGTGCGAGCATTGGATTTGGTCGAGCGCGGCATTTCCTCTGCCATAAACCTTTCTAAGGGCGTACACACCCCGGTTACCTTCCATAGCAGAGGGTCGACAACCGACTTCCGATGTGCGCAGGACATCCTTACTCTGACATTACTTGGGCGAACTTTGATGGAAACTTGCCGAGCGCCTAGCTGA